One segment of Micromonospora parathelypteridis DNA contains the following:
- a CDS encoding AMP-dependent synthetase/ligase, giving the protein MREFSVPPIVTVGDAANLTDPVWDNAEVAPDAVQFARPTPGADGTTTAWTEVTCLQFRDEVAAVARGLIAAGIEPGVRVGLMSRTRYEWTLLDYAIWTVGAVTVPIYETSSAEQAAWILEDSNAVAVVVETDAHAALVAGVRHRLPELSHVWQIDLGAVDELVTTGATVELAEVERRRKAVHAHDLATIIYTSGTTGRPKGCVLTHRNMYADIANAVPVLPNLFNAGASTLLFLPLAHAFARLIQIGLVQARATMAHCADTKNLVAELQAFRPTFVLSVPRVFEKVYNAAKQKAEADGKGGIFARAEQVAIAYSEALETPGGPGIALRAQHVVFDRLVYGKLRAALGGRCRDAISGGAPLGARLGHFFRGIGVTVLEGYGLTETSPAAAANLPTGTRMGTVGRPLPGVTVRIEDDGEILISGDLVFQGYWRNETATAEAISSDGWFRTGDLGNLDSDGYLSITGRKKELIVTAGGKNVAPAVLEDLVRAHPLISQCVVVGDRKPFIAALVTLDEEALPAWLESAGMPAETSVEQLREHEAMRKEIQAAIDTANQAVSKAEAIKVFRVLPRDFAETTGELTPSLKVKRQVVHKTYAAEIADIYRG; this is encoded by the coding sequence GTGCGCGAGTTCTCCGTCCCGCCGATCGTCACCGTTGGCGACGCGGCCAACCTCACCGATCCGGTCTGGGACAACGCCGAAGTCGCGCCCGACGCCGTCCAGTTCGCCCGCCCCACCCCCGGCGCCGACGGCACCACCACCGCCTGGACCGAGGTGACCTGCCTGCAGTTCCGCGACGAGGTGGCCGCCGTGGCCCGTGGGCTGATCGCCGCCGGCATCGAACCGGGTGTCCGGGTCGGGCTGATGAGCCGCACCCGTTACGAGTGGACGCTGCTGGACTACGCCATCTGGACCGTCGGCGCGGTCACCGTGCCGATCTACGAGACGTCCAGCGCCGAGCAGGCCGCATGGATCCTCGAGGATTCCAACGCGGTCGCCGTCGTGGTGGAGACCGACGCGCACGCCGCCCTGGTCGCCGGTGTCCGGCACCGGCTGCCCGAGCTCAGTCACGTCTGGCAGATCGACCTCGGTGCGGTCGACGAGCTGGTCACGACCGGCGCCACTGTCGAGCTGGCCGAGGTCGAGCGGCGGCGCAAGGCGGTCCACGCCCACGACCTGGCCACGATCATCTACACCAGCGGCACCACCGGCCGGCCCAAGGGCTGCGTGCTCACCCACCGCAACATGTACGCCGACATCGCCAACGCGGTGCCGGTGCTGCCGAACCTGTTCAACGCCGGCGCGTCCACCCTGCTGTTCCTCCCCCTGGCGCACGCCTTCGCCCGGCTGATCCAGATCGGCCTCGTGCAGGCACGGGCCACCATGGCGCACTGCGCCGACACCAAGAACCTGGTCGCCGAGCTGCAGGCGTTCCGCCCGACCTTCGTGCTCTCCGTACCCCGGGTGTTCGAGAAGGTCTACAACGCGGCCAAGCAGAAGGCCGAGGCCGACGGCAAGGGCGGCATCTTCGCCCGCGCCGAGCAGGTCGCCATCGCGTACAGCGAGGCCCTGGAGACCCCCGGCGGACCCGGCATCGCGCTGCGCGCCCAGCACGTGGTCTTCGACCGGCTGGTCTACGGCAAGCTGCGCGCCGCGCTCGGCGGGCGGTGCCGCGACGCCATCTCCGGCGGCGCACCGCTCGGCGCTCGGCTCGGTCACTTCTTCCGGGGCATCGGCGTGACTGTCCTGGAGGGCTACGGCCTGACCGAGACCTCGCCCGCCGCCGCGGCGAACCTGCCCACCGGCACCCGGATGGGCACCGTCGGTCGCCCGCTGCCCGGTGTGACCGTGCGGATCGAGGACGACGGCGAGATCCTGATCTCCGGCGATCTGGTCTTCCAGGGCTACTGGCGCAACGAGACGGCGACCGCCGAGGCGATCAGCAGCGACGGCTGGTTCCGTACCGGCGACCTGGGCAACCTCGACTCCGACGGCTACCTGAGCATCACCGGGCGCAAGAAGGAGCTGATCGTCACCGCCGGCGGCAAGAACGTCGCCCCGGCGGTGCTGGAGGACCTGGTCCGGGCACACCCGTTGATCAGCCAGTGTGTCGTTGTCGGTGACCGGAAGCCGTTCATCGCGGCGCTGGTCACCCTCGACGAGGAGGCGCTGCCGGCCTGGCTGGAGAGTGCCGGGATGCCCGCCGAAACCTCGGTCGAGCAACTGCGCGAGCACGAGGCCATGCGCAAGGAGATCCAGGCCGCGATCGACACCGCGAACCAGGCGGTCTCCAAGGCCGAGGCGATCAAGGTGTTCCGGGTCCTGCCCCGCGACTTCGCCGAGACGACCGGCGAGCTGACCCCGTCGCTCAAGGTCAAGCGCCAGGTCGTCCACAAGACGTACGCGGCGGAGATCGCCGATATCTACCGAGGCTGA
- a CDS encoding GAF domain-containing sensor histidine kinase: MPASTATAPHPHPLAAAARLVMLALIAILTLFATRDVAQLWWIALLAVAGLPSLLAPQHRLIAPLSRVAEVVVLGLAASQVAAVASIGGTVDGLGASAVLPYLAVPVTVTALRRRFREGAALLAVAAATLLVSGALTEVGGGLQLSQAGYLAVCAQWLILAALGLYAAGTLHRVMAVRGEGKPQPYAEATRLLTQLRTVARQLPGATLDPGGISEHLLEELRTVARADRGAVLSASGGGRLVVLAQAGVDRVDWETTLDADSAIADAWASQQAQTAARSQSRSHRGADVSALIVPLVAGVRTVGLVVLEADVAHAYPPPVVSRVTALTRPAALRLEAALLFDEVRSLATNEERQRLAREIHDGVAQELVMVGYGIDNAMATVFDDADETAEALRTLRGEVTRVIQELRLSLFELRSEVDRQGGLAAAIAEYARTVGASGGLRVHLSLDESTARLPAATEAELLRIAQEAVTNARKHAGASNLWVTCEIDPPYAQIEVSDDGQGMADQRPDGRYGLAIMAERAERIRGRLEIRPRQPSGTTVAVVVGTSSRRDNVRDSAAPEGE; the protein is encoded by the coding sequence GTGCCCGCATCCACAGCCACCGCACCGCACCCGCATCCCCTCGCCGCGGCCGCCCGCCTGGTGATGCTGGCGCTGATCGCCATCCTGACCCTGTTCGCCACCCGCGACGTCGCCCAGCTGTGGTGGATCGCGCTGCTGGCGGTGGCCGGACTGCCGTCGCTGCTGGCCCCGCAGCACCGGCTGATCGCGCCGCTGAGCCGGGTCGCCGAGGTGGTGGTGCTGGGCCTGGCCGCCAGCCAGGTGGCCGCGGTGGCGTCGATCGGCGGCACCGTCGACGGGCTCGGCGCCTCGGCGGTGCTGCCCTACCTGGCCGTCCCGGTGACCGTCACCGCGCTGCGCCGACGCTTCCGTGAGGGCGCCGCCCTGCTCGCCGTCGCCGCCGCCACCCTCCTGGTCAGCGGCGCGCTGACCGAGGTCGGTGGAGGGCTCCAGCTCAGCCAGGCGGGTTACCTCGCGGTCTGCGCGCAGTGGCTGATCCTGGCGGCGCTGGGCCTCTACGCCGCCGGCACCCTGCACCGGGTGATGGCGGTCCGCGGTGAGGGCAAACCCCAGCCGTACGCCGAGGCCACCCGGCTGCTGACCCAGTTGCGTACGGTGGCCCGGCAGCTGCCCGGGGCCACCCTGGACCCGGGCGGCATCTCCGAGCACCTGCTGGAGGAGCTGCGCACGGTGGCCCGGGCGGACCGGGGCGCGGTGCTGTCGGCCAGCGGCGGTGGCCGGCTCGTGGTGCTCGCCCAGGCCGGCGTCGACCGGGTGGACTGGGAGACGACGCTCGATGCGGACTCGGCGATCGCCGACGCCTGGGCCAGCCAGCAGGCACAGACCGCCGCGCGTTCGCAGTCCCGCTCGCACCGGGGCGCCGACGTGTCCGCGCTGATCGTTCCGCTGGTCGCCGGGGTGCGCACGGTGGGGCTGGTGGTGCTGGAGGCGGACGTCGCGCACGCGTACCCACCGCCGGTGGTGTCCCGGGTGACCGCCCTGACCCGCCCGGCCGCACTGCGGCTGGAGGCGGCGCTGCTCTTCGACGAGGTGCGCTCGCTGGCCACCAACGAGGAGCGGCAGCGGCTGGCCCGGGAGATCCACGACGGGGTGGCGCAGGAACTGGTGATGGTCGGCTACGGCATCGACAACGCGATGGCCACCGTCTTCGACGACGCCGACGAGACCGCCGAGGCCCTGCGTACGCTGCGCGGCGAGGTGACCCGGGTGATCCAGGAGCTGCGGCTGAGCCTCTTCGAGCTGCGCAGCGAGGTGGACCGGCAGGGCGGGCTGGCGGCGGCGATCGCCGAGTACGCCCGCACCGTCGGTGCGTCCGGCGGGCTGCGGGTGCACCTCTCGCTGGACGAGTCCACGGCCCGACTGCCGGCCGCCACCGAGGCCGAGTTGCTGCGCATCGCGCAGGAGGCGGTGACCAACGCGCGCAAGCACGCCGGAGCCTCGAATTTGTGGGTCACGTGTGAGATCGACCCCCCGTACGCGCAAATAGAAGTGTCGGATGACGGTCAGGGGATGGCTGACCAGCGCCCCGACGGACGGTACGGTCTTGCGATCATGGCCGAGAGGGCGGAACGTATCCGGGGCCGGTTGGAGATCAGGCCACGGCAACCCAGCGGCACAACCGTGGCGGTGGTTGTTGGCACCTCGTCCCGCCGAGATAACGTGCGCGACAGCGCAGCACCAGAAGGGGAGTAA
- a CDS encoding SAM-dependent methyltransferase — MQRPDWAPDTIDIERPSVARMYDYYLGGSHNFAADRAAAQAMVAAVPEAPLMAQANRAFLRRAVHHLAEAGIRQFLDIGSGIPTVGNVHEIAQRLDPQSRVVYVDVDPVAVAHSREILAGNDRAVVVQEDLRRPEAILAHPDVRKLLDLSQPVAVMVVAVLHFVSDDDRPAELLRVLRDALAPGSFLVLSQASDDGRSEDERAEAERVYRRTDNPLWVRSRAELTALFDGFELLDPGVVWVPQWRPDTPESAEDAERAVFMGGVGRLGA, encoded by the coding sequence ATGCAGCGGCCGGACTGGGCACCCGACACCATCGACATCGAGCGCCCGAGTGTCGCGCGGATGTACGACTACTACCTCGGTGGCTCGCACAACTTCGCCGCCGACCGGGCCGCTGCGCAGGCGATGGTCGCGGCGGTGCCCGAGGCGCCGCTGATGGCGCAGGCCAACCGGGCGTTCCTGCGCCGGGCCGTGCACCACCTCGCCGAGGCCGGGATCCGGCAGTTCCTGGACATCGGTTCTGGCATCCCGACCGTCGGCAACGTGCACGAGATCGCCCAGCGGCTCGACCCGCAGTCGCGGGTGGTCTATGTGGACGTCGACCCGGTGGCGGTGGCGCACAGCCGCGAAATCCTCGCCGGCAACGACCGGGCGGTGGTGGTGCAGGAGGACCTGCGGCGCCCGGAGGCGATCCTGGCCCATCCCGACGTCCGCAAGCTGCTCGACCTGAGCCAACCGGTGGCCGTGATGGTGGTGGCCGTCCTGCACTTCGTCTCCGACGACGACCGACCGGCGGAGTTGCTGCGAGTGTTGCGTGACGCGTTGGCCCCCGGCAGCTTCCTCGTGCTGTCGCAGGCCAGCGACGACGGGCGCAGCGAAGACGAACGCGCCGAGGCGGAACGGGTCTACCGGCGGACCGACAACCCACTGTGGGTGCGCAGCCGAGCCGAGCTGACCGCGCTCTTCGACGGGTTCGAGCTGCTCGACCCCGGCGTGGTCTGGGTGCCCCAGTGGCGACCGGACACTCCGGAGAGCGCGGAGGACGCCGAGCGCGCGGTCTTCATGGGCGGCGTCGGGCGACTCGGTGCCTGA
- a CDS encoding putative bifunctional diguanylate cyclase/phosphodiesterase, whose product MTQAQLEALLDRLTGQLAGALLTEPFDLRAGHRVGAELVAAHIASAEGLGRTVEVIQLRLVRDLGLVAEDVEDRMARLLAAVATGYARALRDRTLDEQESIRRAAMRARTQAERALRASEARFRHQATHDPLTGLPNRTLFTERLTAALNEPGRGAQRVGVCFLDLDRFKVVNDTLGHQVGDQLLVTVAERLCQAMGEHLVARLGGDEFVILVERTGGTDDMVAVAETALAAVRTPAVVDGHELQISASIGIVERQVAGANPSDLMRAADSTLHWAKSAGGARWALYDAERNQRELARYALSAAIPAALERGEFYLDYQPLTSLRDGSLVGVEALVRWRHPELGVLRPDSFIGLAEETGLIVQLGGWVLAEACREAEAWSAGGVAAPFVSVNLAVRQVHRPGLVQEVRALLRQTGLPPERLQLEITESTMMSTAEEPVRALRVLADLGVRIAIDDFGTGYSNLAYLRDLPVTELKVAGEFVAGLRSPSVGRTDERILASLVSLAHALDLTVTAEGVETAGQAERLRAIGCDAAQGWHFGRPAPADRILARIR is encoded by the coding sequence ATGACCCAGGCCCAGTTGGAGGCCCTGCTGGACCGGCTCACCGGGCAACTGGCCGGCGCGTTGCTGACGGAGCCGTTCGACCTGCGGGCCGGGCACCGGGTCGGTGCCGAGTTGGTCGCCGCGCACATCGCCTCCGCGGAGGGGCTGGGTCGTACCGTCGAGGTCATCCAGCTCCGGTTGGTGCGCGACCTGGGTCTGGTGGCCGAGGACGTCGAGGACCGGATGGCCCGGCTGCTGGCGGCCGTGGCGACCGGCTACGCCCGCGCGCTGCGCGACCGGACGCTCGACGAGCAGGAGTCGATCCGCCGGGCCGCGATGAGGGCCCGGACGCAGGCCGAGCGGGCGCTGCGCGCCAGCGAGGCCCGGTTCCGGCATCAGGCCACCCACGACCCGCTCACCGGCCTGCCCAACCGGACGCTGTTCACCGAGCGGCTCACCGCCGCGCTCAACGAGCCTGGCCGGGGAGCCCAGCGGGTCGGGGTGTGCTTCCTGGACCTGGACCGCTTCAAGGTCGTCAACGACACCCTGGGGCACCAGGTCGGTGACCAGCTGCTGGTCACGGTGGCCGAACGGCTGTGCCAGGCCATGGGTGAGCACCTGGTGGCCCGGCTCGGCGGGGACGAGTTCGTCATCCTGGTGGAGCGCACCGGAGGCACCGACGACATGGTGGCGGTGGCCGAGACCGCGCTGGCCGCAGTACGGACACCGGCCGTTGTGGACGGGCACGAGCTGCAAATCTCGGCGAGCATCGGCATCGTCGAGCGGCAGGTGGCCGGAGCCAACCCCAGTGACCTGATGCGGGCCGCGGACAGCACCCTGCACTGGGCGAAGTCCGCCGGCGGGGCACGCTGGGCGCTCTACGACGCCGAGCGCAACCAACGTGAACTGGCCCGGTACGCGCTCTCCGCCGCCATCCCCGCCGCGTTGGAGCGGGGCGAGTTCTACCTCGACTACCAGCCGCTGACCTCCCTGCGCGACGGCAGCCTGGTCGGCGTCGAGGCGCTGGTCCGCTGGCGCCACCCCGAGCTGGGGGTGCTACGCCCGGACAGCTTCATCGGGTTGGCCGAGGAGACCGGCCTGATCGTCCAATTGGGTGGGTGGGTGCTGGCCGAGGCCTGCCGTGAGGCGGAGGCCTGGTCGGCCGGTGGCGTCGCCGCGCCGTTCGTCAGCGTCAACCTGGCGGTACGGCAGGTGCACCGACCCGGCCTGGTGCAGGAGGTCCGCGCGCTGCTGCGGCAGACCGGCCTGCCGCCGGAGCGGCTGCAACTGGAGATCACCGAGAGCACGATGATGAGCACCGCCGAGGAGCCGGTACGCGCCCTGCGGGTGCTGGCAGACCTCGGTGTGCGGATCGCCATCGACGACTTCGGCACCGGCTACAGCAATCTGGCGTATCTGCGGGACCTGCCGGTGACCGAGCTGAAGGTCGCCGGGGAGTTCGTCGCCGGCCTGCGGTCGCCTTCGGTCGGCCGCACCGACGAGCGGATCCTCGCCTCGCTGGTCTCGCTGGCGCACGCGCTGGACCTGACGGTCACCGCCGAGGGGGTGGAGACCGCCGGTCAGGCCGAGAGGCTGCGGGCGATCGGCTGCGACGCCGCCCAGGGCTGGCATTTCGGCCGTCCGGCCCCCGCCGACCGGATCCTGGCCCGCATCCGCTGA
- a CDS encoding response regulator transcription factor: MTTSPTPATRTKVLLVDDHDLIRKGLRHAFERDRQFEVVGEAATAAEGVRQAGALQPDVVIMDLRLPDGSGLEATRALRKSSASMGIVVLTMYAGDDQLFGALEAGASAFVPKTAPADEVVAAARHAASSPSAFTAADLAEAMKRRLAPSGPQLSPREGQVLRLLADGMSVAGIAKQLFVSESTAKTHISKLYEKLGAANRAQALMTALRLGLLEAPDAPKF, from the coding sequence ATGACCACAAGTCCGACACCGGCCACCCGCACCAAGGTCCTCCTTGTCGATGATCACGATCTGATTCGTAAGGGCCTGCGGCACGCCTTCGAGCGCGACCGCCAGTTCGAGGTCGTCGGTGAGGCCGCCACGGCGGCGGAGGGCGTACGCCAGGCCGGCGCCCTGCAGCCGGACGTGGTGATCATGGATTTGCGGCTGCCCGACGGCAGCGGCCTGGAGGCCACTCGCGCGCTGCGCAAGTCCAGCGCGTCGATGGGCATCGTGGTGCTGACCATGTACGCCGGCGACGACCAGCTCTTCGGCGCTCTGGAGGCCGGCGCGAGCGCCTTCGTGCCGAAGACCGCCCCGGCCGACGAGGTGGTGGCCGCCGCACGGCACGCCGCCTCCTCCCCCAGCGCCTTCACCGCCGCCGACCTGGCCGAGGCGATGAAGCGCCGGCTCGCTCCGTCCGGCCCGCAGTTGTCTCCCCGGGAGGGGCAGGTGCTGCGGCTGCTCGCCGACGGGATGAGCGTGGCGGGTATCGCCAAGCAGCTGTTCGTCAGCGAGTCCACGGCCAAGACCCACATCTCCAAGCTCTACGAGAAGCTCGGGGCGGCCAACCGGGCGCAGGCGCTGATGACCGCGCTGCGGCTCGGCCTGCTCGAGGCACCGGACGCGCCGAAGTTCTGA